From Streptomyces sp. NBC_00690, a single genomic window includes:
- a CDS encoding sensor histidine kinase, protein MRWALVKVSLAVTTMVVVAFAVPLGLVIKEMARDRAFSNAERQAAAIAPALSITTDPHSLKVALLSTQAGEAGRMAIHLPADAPGEQIGDIIEVGVGRARQADLQTAAGGQGSITEVPGGSSLLMPTTSRTNPIAIVEVFVPAADVTRGVTTAWLVLAGVGFALVVGSVAVADRLGVRMVQPAQRLAGAAHDLGEGELGARVPEEGPTELRSAAIAFNAMADQVVQLLANERELAADLSHRLRTPLTVLRLNAASLGEGPAADQTRSAVEQLEREVDIIIRTAREAKPQTTAPIGPGAGCDASEVVRERMDFWSALAEDEGRKVRVAGVDRPVRIPVARPELAAALDALLGNVFRHTAEGTAFSVDVHNGEDAVIVLVSDAGPGIADPAAAMARGNSGNRDGSTGLGLDIVRRVAESTGGDVRIGRSVLGGTEVRVWLGLDARGPGVEERRRGHRGTEKRRQRVPSRAKSRVAGNS, encoded by the coding sequence ATGAGATGGGCGCTGGTCAAGGTCTCCCTGGCCGTCACGACGATGGTCGTGGTTGCCTTCGCCGTACCACTGGGGCTCGTCATCAAGGAGATGGCTCGTGATCGGGCCTTCTCCAACGCGGAACGCCAGGCGGCAGCGATCGCTCCGGCCCTGTCCATCACCACCGACCCCCACTCCTTGAAGGTCGCCCTGCTGTCCACCCAGGCCGGTGAGGCGGGCCGGATGGCGATCCACCTCCCCGCGGACGCGCCGGGTGAGCAGATCGGAGACATCATCGAGGTGGGCGTCGGGCGTGCCCGGCAGGCCGACCTGCAAACCGCAGCCGGTGGGCAGGGCTCGATCACCGAGGTTCCCGGAGGATCGTCGCTCCTGATGCCGACGACTTCCCGTACGAACCCCATCGCGATCGTGGAGGTGTTCGTCCCGGCCGCCGATGTGACCCGGGGCGTCACCACGGCCTGGTTGGTGCTCGCAGGCGTCGGGTTCGCGCTCGTCGTCGGTTCGGTCGCCGTGGCCGATCGGCTCGGTGTCCGCATGGTCCAGCCCGCCCAGAGGCTCGCCGGCGCCGCACATGACCTCGGTGAGGGCGAACTGGGGGCGCGGGTTCCCGAAGAGGGTCCGACCGAACTGCGCTCCGCCGCCATCGCCTTCAACGCGATGGCCGACCAGGTGGTGCAACTCCTCGCAAACGAAAGGGAGTTGGCCGCAGACCTCTCGCACCGACTCCGTACCCCGCTGACCGTGCTCCGGCTCAATGCCGCATCACTGGGTGAAGGGCCGGCCGCCGACCAGACCCGGTCGGCGGTGGAGCAGTTGGAGCGCGAGGTCGACATCATCATCCGCACCGCCCGCGAGGCCAAGCCGCAGACCACGGCGCCGATCGGTCCCGGTGCCGGCTGCGACGCCTCCGAAGTCGTGCGGGAGCGCATGGACTTCTGGTCGGCGCTCGCCGAGGACGAGGGCCGCAAGGTCCGGGTGGCGGGCGTCGACCGTCCCGTACGCATCCCGGTGGCCCGTCCGGAACTGGCCGCGGCACTGGACGCCCTGCTCGGCAACGTCTTCCGGCACACCGCAGAGGGCACCGCCTTCTCGGTGGACGTCCACAACGGTGAAGATGCGGTCATCGTGCTCGTCTCCGACGCGGGACCGGGCATCGCCGACCCGGCAGCGGCGATGGCGCGTGGCAACAGCGGCAACAGGGACGGCTCCACCGGTCTCGGACTGGACATCGTGCGCCGGGTCGCGGAATCCACGGGCGGAGACGTCCGCATCGGCAGGTCGGTCCTGGGCGGCACGGAGGTACGGGTCTGGCTCGGGCTCGATGCACGTGGCCCGGGCGTTGAGGAGCGCCGCCGTGGACACCGCGGCACCGAGAAGCGGCGCCAGCGGGTGCCCTCCCGCGCCAAGTCCCGGGTCGCCGGCAACTCCTGA
- a CDS encoding acetate uptake transporter, with translation MDKEVSAGSATTSTLGHLALGLTLLAFGIANTDVIDGVTVLDATGLATWVGGVALFIAGLLEFRAGNGGSGTAFAGLGAFWFTWGTGAGPGVSSEAAGLFLLLWALLALTLTVASAGSGIFTQGVYGLLTVSLLLLGIAALAESSGLTKAGGWVAVVTGLAAWYGATAALAKWPTFSGRAAGRGVTATG, from the coding sequence GTGGACAAGGAAGTCTCTGCGGGAAGCGCTACTACTTCCACTCTCGGCCATCTCGCCCTCGGGCTGACTCTGCTGGCGTTCGGCATCGCCAACACCGATGTGATCGACGGCGTGACCGTCCTGGATGCCACCGGACTCGCCACCTGGGTCGGTGGCGTCGCCCTCTTCATCGCCGGACTACTCGAATTCCGCGCCGGCAACGGCGGATCGGGTACCGCTTTCGCCGGTCTCGGCGCGTTCTGGTTCACCTGGGGAACCGGCGCGGGGCCCGGAGTCTCATCGGAGGCGGCCGGACTGTTCCTGCTGCTGTGGGCCCTGCTGGCGCTGACCTTGACGGTCGCTTCCGCAGGTAGCGGGATCTTCACCCAAGGGGTGTACGGCCTGCTCACCGTCTCACTGCTGCTGTTGGGCATAGCCGCGCTCGCCGAGAGCAGCGGACTGACGAAGGCGGGCGGCTGGGTCGCCGTGGTGACCGGCCTGGCCGCTTGGTACGGGGCGACGGCCGCGCTGGCGAAGTGGCCGACCTTCTCCGGACGCGCTGCCGGCCGGGGAGTGACGGCCACCGGCTGA
- a CDS encoding universal stress protein yields the protein MAGHEIPEPADRKQVADPLSDPQAAEDARPSCDPAFRHGVVVGFDGSTSSERALAYAIGMARRSGSGLIIVHVANRLPTTVWAGCEPPVFVDVPDHRTEVLGLELACADYLAEVPWILVERGGDICHELEEVGREYSADAIVVGSTQGIVGRIFGSVAGRLARRAQRPVVVIP from the coding sequence ATGGCCGGTCACGAGATCCCCGAACCCGCGGACCGCAAGCAGGTAGCCGACCCGCTGTCGGACCCGCAAGCGGCGGAAGACGCACGCCCTTCGTGCGACCCTGCGTTCCGGCACGGTGTGGTTGTCGGCTTCGACGGTTCGACTTCCAGCGAGCGTGCGCTGGCGTACGCCATCGGAATGGCACGCCGCTCCGGCTCCGGCTTGATCATCGTTCATGTCGCCAACAGGCTGCCGACCACCGTCTGGGCGGGCTGTGAGCCCCCCGTGTTCGTGGACGTCCCGGACCATCGCACCGAGGTGCTCGGTCTGGAGTTGGCCTGTGCGGACTACCTCGCCGAGGTGCCGTGGATCCTGGTGGAGCGCGGCGGCGACATCTGTCATGAGTTGGAAGAGGTCGGTCGGGAGTACTCGGCCGATGCGATCGTCGTCGGCTCTACCCAGGGGATCGTCGGCAGGATCTTCGGTTCGGTGGCCGGCCGCCTCGCGCGACGGGCGCAGCGCCCGGTCGTTGTGATCCCGTAG
- the orn gene encoding oligoribonuclease — protein MNDRMVWIDCEMTGLSLTDDALIEVAALVTDSELNVLGDGVDIVIRPPESSLETMPEVVRTMHTASGLLDELAAGTTLADAEAQVLAYVREHVKDPGKAPLCGNSVGTDRGFLSRDMPALENYLHYRIVDVSSVKELARRWYPRAYFNSPDKSGNHRALADIRESIAELRYYREAVFVPQPGPDSETAKSIAAKHVVPAE, from the coding sequence ATGAACGACCGTATGGTGTGGATCGACTGCGAGATGACCGGGCTCTCGTTGACGGACGATGCACTGATCGAGGTGGCCGCTTTGGTCACCGACTCGGAACTGAACGTGCTCGGCGACGGGGTGGACATCGTGATCCGCCCCCCGGAGAGCTCGCTGGAAACGATGCCCGAGGTGGTGCGCACCATGCACACCGCCTCGGGCCTCCTCGACGAGCTGGCCGCGGGCACCACCCTCGCCGACGCCGAGGCCCAGGTCCTCGCGTATGTGAGGGAGCACGTGAAGGATCCGGGCAAGGCCCCGCTCTGCGGTAACTCCGTGGGCACGGACCGCGGCTTCCTCTCACGTGACATGCCCGCCCTGGAGAACTACCTCCACTATCGGATCGTCGACGTGTCCTCCGTGAAGGAGTTGGCGCGCCGCTGGTATCCGAGGGCGTACTTCAACAGCCCGGACAAGAGTGGCAACCACCGGGCGCTGGCGGACATCCGCGAATCCATCGCGGAGCTGCGCTACTACCGGGAGGCGGTCTTCGTCCCGCAGCCCGGCCCCGACTCCGAGACGGCGAAGTCCATCGCCGCCAAGCACGTCGTACCTGCGGAGTAG
- a CDS encoding acyl-CoA dehydrogenase family protein, with product MSLDHRLTSEHEELRRTVEEFAHEVIAPKIGDLYERHEFPYEIVRDMGRMGLFGLPFPEEYGGMGGDYLALGIALEELARVDSSVAITLEAGVSLGAMPVYRFGTEEQKQEWLPRLCSGEVLGAFGLTEPEGGSDAGGTKTTAVRDEAAGEWVINGSKCFITNAGTDITGLVTVTAVTGRTPEGKPLISSIIVPSGTPGFTVAPAYSKVGWNASDTRELSFNDVRVPLANLLGEEGRGYAQFLRILDEGRIAISALATGLAQGCVDESVKYAGERHAFGRPIGANQAIQFKIADMEMRAHMARVGWRDAASRLVQGEPFKKEAAIAKLYSSTVAVDNAREATQIHGGYGFMNEYPVARMWRDSKILEIGEGTSEVQRMLIARELGLPN from the coding sequence ATGTCCCTGGACCACCGGCTCACATCCGAGCACGAGGAACTCCGCCGTACCGTCGAGGAATTCGCCCACGAGGTGATCGCCCCCAAGATCGGCGACCTCTACGAGCGCCATGAGTTCCCGTACGAGATCGTCCGCGACATGGGCCGGATGGGGCTGTTCGGACTGCCGTTCCCGGAGGAGTACGGCGGGATGGGCGGCGACTACCTCGCCCTGGGCATCGCCCTGGAGGAACTGGCGCGGGTCGACTCCTCGGTCGCGATCACCCTGGAGGCGGGGGTCTCGCTGGGCGCGATGCCCGTCTACCGCTTCGGCACCGAGGAGCAGAAGCAGGAGTGGCTGCCCCGGCTCTGCTCGGGCGAGGTGCTGGGTGCGTTCGGACTAACCGAACCGGAGGGCGGATCGGACGCGGGCGGCACCAAGACCACCGCCGTGCGCGACGAGGCGGCCGGCGAGTGGGTGATCAACGGTTCGAAGTGCTTCATCACCAACGCGGGCACGGACATCACGGGCTTGGTCACGGTGACCGCCGTCACGGGCCGCACCCCGGAGGGCAAGCCGCTGATCTCCTCGATCATCGTCCCGTCCGGCACCCCGGGCTTCACGGTCGCCCCCGCCTACTCCAAGGTCGGCTGGAACGCATCGGACACCCGTGAGCTCTCCTTCAACGACGTCCGCGTACCGCTGGCAAACCTGCTCGGCGAAGAGGGCCGCGGGTACGCCCAGTTCCTCCGCATCCTCGACGAGGGCCGCATCGCCATCTCTGCCCTCGCGACGGGACTGGCCCAGGGGTGTGTGGACGAGTCCGTGAAGTACGCCGGCGAGCGGCACGCCTTCGGTCGGCCGATCGGCGCCAACCAGGCCATCCAGTTCAAGATCGCCGACATGGAGATGCGGGCCCACATGGCAAGGGTCGGCTGGCGCGACGCGGCATCCCGGCTGGTGCAGGGCGAGCCGTTCAAGAAGGAGGCGGCCATCGCCAAGCTCTACTCGTCGACGGTCGCCGTCGACAACGCCCGCGAGGCCACCCAGATCCACGGCGGATACGGCTTCATGAACGAGTACCCGGTGGCCCGCATGTGGCGCGACTCCAAGATCCTGGAGATTGGCGAGGGCACGAGCGAGGTGCAACGCATGCTGATCGCCCGCGAATTGGGGCTGCCGAACTGA
- the glmS gene encoding glutamine--fructose-6-phosphate transaminase (isomerizing) yields the protein MCGIVGYIGRRDVAPLLLEGLQRLEYRGYDSAGIVITSPKASGLKMVKAKGRVRDLEARVPKRFTGTTGIAHTRWATHGAPSDENAHPHLSSDGLVAVVHNGIIDNASELRVRLEAEGVVFASETDTEVLTHLIARSQADTLEEKVRQALKAVEGTYGIAVMHAGFSDRIVVARNGSPVVLGIGEKEMFVASDVAALVAHTRQIVTLDDGEMATLKADDFRTYTTEGSTTTATPTTVEWEAESYDMGGHDTYMHKEISEQPDAVDRVLRGRIDDRFSTVHLGGLNLDAREARGIRRVKILGCGTSYHAGLIGAGLIESLARIPADAEPASEFRYRNPVVDPDTLYIAVSQSGETYDVLAAVQELKRKGARVLGVVNVVGSAIAREADGGTYVHAGPEVCVVSTKCFTNTVVAFALLALHLGRIRDLSVSEGKRIIDGLRRLPAQITEILESEADIKKLAEEYAGAQSMMFIGRVRGYPVALEASLKLKEISYIHAEAYPASELKHGPLALIEPALPTVAIVPNDDLLEKNRAALEEIKARSGRILAVAHREQEKADHTIVVPKNENELDPILMGIPLQLFAYHTALAMGRDIDKPRNLAKSVTVE from the coding sequence ATGTGCGGAATTGTTGGATACATCGGCCGTCGTGACGTGGCACCGCTGCTGCTGGAAGGGCTCCAGCGGCTGGAGTACCGGGGGTACGACTCCGCGGGCATCGTGATCACGAGCCCCAAGGCGTCCGGACTGAAGATGGTCAAGGCCAAGGGTCGTGTGCGCGACCTGGAGGCACGCGTTCCCAAGCGGTTCACCGGCACCACGGGCATCGCCCACACCCGCTGGGCCACGCACGGCGCACCCAGCGACGAGAACGCCCACCCGCATCTGAGCTCGGACGGACTCGTCGCGGTCGTCCACAACGGCATCATCGACAACGCGTCCGAGCTGCGCGTGCGGCTGGAGGCCGAAGGCGTGGTCTTCGCCTCCGAGACCGACACCGAGGTCCTCACCCACCTCATCGCCCGCTCCCAGGCCGACACCCTGGAGGAGAAGGTCCGCCAGGCGTTGAAGGCGGTCGAGGGCACCTACGGCATCGCCGTCATGCACGCCGGATTCAGCGATCGCATCGTCGTCGCCCGCAACGGCTCCCCCGTCGTCCTCGGCATCGGCGAGAAGGAGATGTTCGTCGCCTCCGACGTCGCCGCGCTCGTCGCCCACACCCGCCAGATCGTCACCCTCGACGACGGAGAGATGGCCACCCTCAAGGCCGACGACTTCCGCACCTACACCACCGAGGGCTCGACGACGACCGCGACGCCGACCACCGTGGAGTGGGAGGCCGAGTCGTACGACATGGGCGGCCACGACACGTACATGCACAAGGAGATCAGCGAGCAGCCCGACGCCGTGGACCGGGTGCTGCGCGGCCGGATCGACGACCGGTTCTCCACCGTGCACCTCGGCGGGCTCAACCTGGACGCCCGCGAGGCGCGGGGCATCCGACGGGTCAAGATCCTCGGCTGCGGCACCTCCTACCACGCCGGGCTCATCGGCGCCGGGCTCATCGAGTCGCTGGCCCGCATCCCCGCCGACGCCGAGCCGGCCTCCGAGTTCCGCTACCGCAACCCGGTCGTCGACCCCGACACCCTCTACATCGCGGTCTCCCAGTCCGGTGAGACCTACGACGTGCTGGCCGCCGTCCAGGAGCTGAAGCGCAAGGGCGCCCGCGTCCTCGGCGTGGTCAACGTGGTCGGTTCCGCCATCGCCCGGGAAGCCGACGGCGGCACCTACGTCCACGCCGGACCCGAGGTCTGTGTCGTCTCCACCAAGTGCTTCACCAACACCGTGGTCGCGTTCGCCCTGCTCGCCCTGCACCTGGGCCGCATCCGCGACCTCTCGGTCTCCGAAGGCAAGCGGATCATCGACGGACTGCGCCGGCTGCCCGCCCAGATCACGGAGATCCTGGAGTCCGAGGCGGACATCAAGAAGCTCGCCGAGGAGTATGCCGGGGCGCAGTCGATGATGTTCATCGGCCGGGTGCGCGGCTATCCGGTGGCGCTGGAGGCGTCCCTCAAGCTCAAGGAGATCTCCTACATCCACGCGGAAGCGTATCCCGCGTCCGAGTTGAAGCACGGGCCGCTCGCCCTGATCGAGCCCGCGCTGCCGACGGTGGCGATCGTGCCGAACGACGATCTGCTGGAGAAGAACCGCGCGGCGCTGGAGGAGATCAAGGCCCGCAGCGGTCGGATCCTCGCCGTCGCCCACCGGGAGCAGGAGAAAGCCGACCACACCATCGTCGTGCCGAAGAACGAGAACGAGTTGGACCCGATCCTGATGGGCATCCCGCTCCAACTCTTCGCGTACCACACGGCGCTGGCCATGGGACGGGACATCGACAAGCCGCGCAACCTGGCGAAGTCCGTAACCGTCGAGTAG
- a CDS encoding DUF4429 domain-containing protein: MAEIIQKDGTWTFDGDTVRIVPGSDKGVSLLRKTLGELAIPLRAVAGVSFATGRKSGRLRLRLRDGADPLLQSTGGKLEEGSDPYQLTVSADRTGVAEYFVDEVRNALLIEQIGTDPVDRYLLPGPSLPITVSAGDGTAAFDGEQIKLTWSWTAEEAKASGGPRTIALSEVQEVEWLPSSGLGNGHLRFHVGRSAPTAPPKYDPHAVELWGFRKDPLMALVAAAVVARMPHPYASVEPAAVEAPPAPSIAKAPRDHDGDHDALLRRLRELGELHQAGILTDEEFTTAKKAILGRL, translated from the coding sequence ATGGCAGAAATCATCCAGAAGGACGGCACCTGGACCTTTGACGGAGACACCGTGCGGATCGTGCCGGGCTCCGACAAGGGGGTGAGCCTGCTGCGCAAGACCCTGGGGGAACTCGCCATACCGCTCCGGGCCGTCGCCGGCGTCTCGTTCGCCACCGGGCGCAAGAGCGGAAGGCTGCGGCTCCGACTGCGCGACGGCGCCGATCCGCTGCTCCAGTCCACGGGCGGCAAGTTGGAAGAGGGCTCGGACCCCTACCAGTTGACGGTCTCCGCCGACCGGACGGGAGTGGCCGAGTACTTCGTCGACGAAGTGCGCAACGCCCTGCTGATCGAGCAGATCGGCACCGATCCCGTCGACCGCTATCTGCTGCCCGGCCCGAGCCTTCCGATCACCGTCAGCGCGGGCGACGGTACCGCGGCGTTCGACGGGGAGCAGATCAAACTGACCTGGAGCTGGACGGCAGAGGAGGCCAAGGCGTCCGGCGGACCGCGCACCATCGCCCTGAGCGAGGTGCAGGAGGTCGAATGGCTTCCCTCGTCCGGACTGGGCAACGGCCATCTGCGTTTCCACGTCGGCCGATCGGCACCCACCGCCCCACCGAAGTACGACCCGCACGCCGTGGAGCTGTGGGGCTTCCGCAAGGATCCGCTGATGGCACTGGTGGCCGCGGCCGTCGTGGCCCGGATGCCCCATCCGTACGCATCGGTCGAGCCCGCCGCCGTCGAGGCGCCACCCGCCCCGAGCATCGCGAAAGCCCCCCGCGATCACGACGGCGACCATGACGCCCTGCTGCGCAGACTGCGCGAACTCGGCGAGCTCCATCAGGCCGGAATCCTCACCGACGAGGAGTTCACCACCGCCAAGAAGGCCATCCTCGGCCGCCTCTAA
- a CDS encoding beta-N-acetylhexosaminidase: MPGTLPRLFGALLLLGGAGVGCSSGDDDASPSQNEGKPVHALGRVIPAPASVEPGGSPYTLTNTTAIHIDDTREVRAIGEYLAGVLRPSTGYPLPVTAESGTGGIALRLSASDESLGDEGYRLESTGDGLTLTARKPAGLFYGVQTLRQLLPAAVEKSTEQSAVWEVPGGTITDSPRYSYRGGMIDVARHFFTVDQVKRYIDQLALYKINKLHLHLTDDQGWRLAIDSWPKLTTVGGSTETGGGEGGFYTKGQYTEIVEYAGSRFLEVIPEIDMPGHTNAILASYAELNCKDTAPPLYTGIDVGFSSLCVDKPATYDFVDDVIREVAALTPGKYIHIGGDEADNTSHDDYVKFMDRAQAVVLKYGKTVMGWHQLAGAEPVAGAVAQYWGYDRTEAAERDLVAGAAKKGTLLVLSPADRTYLDHKYTSETGLGLQWAGLVEVDRAYDWDPATYLKDVGVEEGSVLGVEAPLWTETLATTSDLEVMAFPRLPGVAERAWSTGGEWDEYKLRLAGHAARWEAMGIKFYKSPVVPWPKP; the protein is encoded by the coding sequence ATGCCCGGAACGCTTCCCCGTCTGTTCGGTGCGCTGCTTCTCCTGGGAGGGGCGGGTGTCGGCTGCTCAAGCGGTGACGACGATGCCAGCCCTTCGCAGAACGAGGGCAAACCCGTGCACGCGCTCGGTCGGGTCATTCCCGCCCCCGCCTCGGTGGAGCCCGGCGGCAGCCCCTACACCCTGACCAACACCACCGCCATCCACATCGACGACACCCGCGAGGTGCGGGCGATCGGCGAGTACCTCGCCGGAGTGCTCCGCCCCTCCACCGGCTATCCGCTGCCCGTCACCGCCGAGTCGGGTACGGGCGGCATCGCGCTGCGACTGAGCGCGAGCGACGAGTCCCTCGGCGATGAGGGCTATCGGCTGGAGTCGACGGGCGACGGTCTGACACTGACCGCCCGGAAGCCCGCCGGCCTCTTCTACGGCGTCCAGACGCTGCGCCAACTGCTCCCGGCCGCCGTGGAGAAGAGCACCGAGCAGAGCGCCGTCTGGGAGGTTCCCGGCGGCACGATCACGGACTCGCCGCGGTACTCGTACCGGGGCGGGATGATCGATGTGGCCCGGCACTTCTTCACGGTCGACCAGGTCAAGCGCTATATCGACCAGCTTGCCCTGTACAAGATCAACAAGTTGCACCTCCACCTCACCGACGACCAGGGATGGCGTCTGGCCATCGACTCCTGGCCCAAGCTCACCACGGTCGGCGGTTCCACCGAGACCGGTGGCGGCGAGGGTGGCTTCTACACCAAGGGGCAGTACACGGAGATCGTCGAGTATGCGGGCTCGCGCTTCCTTGAGGTGATCCCGGAGATCGACATGCCGGGGCACACCAATGCGATCCTCGCCTCGTACGCCGAGTTGAACTGCAAGGACACCGCCCCGCCGCTGTACACGGGCATCGACGTGGGCTTCAGCTCCCTGTGCGTGGACAAGCCCGCGACCTATGACTTCGTGGACGACGTGATCCGCGAGGTGGCCGCGCTCACACCGGGCAAGTACATCCACATCGGCGGTGACGAGGCGGACAACACCAGTCACGACGACTACGTGAAGTTCATGGACCGGGCGCAGGCCGTGGTCCTCAAGTACGGCAAGACGGTGATGGGTTGGCATCAGTTGGCGGGCGCGGAGCCCGTCGCCGGCGCGGTCGCCCAGTACTGGGGCTACGACCGGACCGAGGCCGCCGAACGCGATCTGGTGGCCGGCGCCGCGAAGAAGGGCACGCTCCTGGTGCTCTCCCCCGCCGACCGCACGTATCTCGACCACAAGTACACCTCGGAGACCGGGCTCGGACTCCAGTGGGCCGGTCTGGTCGAGGTTGACCGGGCCTACGACTGGGATCCGGCGACCTATCTCAAGGACGTGGGCGTCGAGGAGGGCTCGGTGCTCGGTGTCGAGGCCCCGCTGTGGACCGAGACCCTGGCGACCACCTCGGACCTGGAGGTCATGGCCTTCCCCCGGCTGCCCGGAGTGGCGGAGCGCGCCTGGTCGACGGGCGGCGAGTGGGACGAGTACAAACTGCGGCTCGCCGGGCACGCGGCCCGCTGGGAAGCCATGGGGATCAAGTTCTACAAGTCCCCGGTGGTTCCGTGGCCCAAGCCGTGA
- a CDS encoding helix-turn-helix domain-containing protein, translating to MNQDSAAPEAARKLSGRRRREVVAVLLFSGGPIFESSIPLSVFGIDRQDAGVPRYRLLVCAGEEGPLRTTGGLELTAPYGLEAIGRAGTVVVPAWRSITSPPPPEALDALRRAHEEGARIVGLCTGAFVLAAAGLLDGRPATTHWMYAPTLAKRYPSVHVDPRELFVDDGDVLTSAGTAAGIDLCLHIVRTDHGTEAAGALARRLVVPPRRSGGQERYLDRSLPEEIGSDPLAEVVSWALEHLHEQFDVETLAARAYMSRRTFDRRFRSLTGSAPLQWLITQRVLQAQRLLETSDYSVDEVAGRCGFRSPVALRGHFRRQLGSSPAAYRAAYRVRRPQSEAAPASVVDSVVPIQARRAATAGVPGASIGPPELGRPAPQPYAAGHGRPSLPGQRSAP from the coding sequence ATGAATCAGGACTCCGCCGCACCGGAGGCAGCACGAAAGCTCTCGGGGCGCCGGCGCCGGGAAGTCGTCGCGGTACTGCTGTTCAGCGGCGGCCCCATCTTTGAGAGTTCCATCCCGCTCTCGGTGTTCGGAATCGACCGTCAGGACGCCGGAGTTCCTCGCTATCGACTGCTCGTTTGCGCAGGCGAGGAAGGCCCGCTGCGGACCACCGGCGGGCTCGAACTGACCGCACCGTACGGCCTGGAGGCCATCGGTAGAGCGGGGACCGTCGTCGTACCGGCCTGGCGGTCGATCACCTCGCCGCCACCACCCGAGGCACTCGACGCACTGCGCCGGGCGCACGAGGAGGGAGCCCGGATAGTCGGTCTGTGCACTGGCGCATTCGTACTCGCAGCGGCGGGTCTGCTGGACGGCCGTCCAGCGACCACCCACTGGATGTACGCGCCGACACTGGCCAAGCGCTACCCATCCGTCCATGTGGATCCGCGCGAGCTCTTCGTCGATGACGGCGATGTGCTCACCTCTGCGGGCACAGCGGCTGGAATCGATCTCTGTCTGCATATCGTGCGCACCGACCACGGTACGGAGGCCGCCGGGGCACTCGCCCGCAGGCTGGTCGTGCCACCGCGCCGCAGTGGCGGGCAGGAGCGCTATCTGGACAGGTCTTTACCTGAGGAAATCGGGTCGGACCCCTTGGCCGAAGTGGTGTCCTGGGCGCTTGAGCACCTTCACGAGCAATTCGACGTGGAGACGCTGGCGGCACGGGCATACATGAGTCGACGCACGTTCGACCGGCGATTCCGTTCGCTCACCGGGAGCGCACCGCTCCAGTGGCTGATCACCCAGCGGGTTCTCCAGGCCCAGCGCCTCCTGGAGACCTCGGACTACTCGGTCGACGAGGTGGCGGGCCGTTGTGGCTTCCGCTCCCCCGTCGCGCTGCGGGGTCACTTCCGCAGACAGCTGGGCTCCTCTCCGGCTGCGTACCGGGCCGCCTACCGGGTGCGACGCCCCCAGAGCGAGGCGGCACCGGCCTCGGTGGTGGATTCGGTGGTGCCCATCCAGGCACGGCGGGCCGCCACGGCCGGCGTACCGGGCGCCTCGATCGGTCCACCGGAACTGGGCCGACCCGCACCACAGCCGTACGCGGCGGGGCACGGTCGCCCGAGCCTGCCCGGTCAGCGGAGTGCGCCATAA
- a CDS encoding alpha/beta fold hydrolase — MNSLPTAPVDDDGRLAHDIAGEGPAVVLLHGDLLDLTMWDEEFETLAADYQVIRYDARGHGRSSSVTGDWSHAEDLYDLLSHLCVERARLVGLSLGARTALDFALLHPELTESLVLAAPGISGRPFRDPYVIQHTAAQLKAVNRGDGGELFVEEFLRLWVDGPCRSPEDVEPGLRGRMQAAAAANLRAHPGGLCTGRPREVGAAERLHEISVPVLALLGDLDSTDIEGNVTALADAAPQTRVARVPGAGHMVNLEAPEAFLKEVSAFLAA, encoded by the coding sequence ATGAACAGCCTGCCGACTGCCCCCGTCGACGATGACGGCCGCCTTGCCCACGACATTGCAGGCGAGGGGCCGGCCGTCGTCCTGCTGCACGGTGATCTGCTCGATCTGACCATGTGGGACGAGGAGTTCGAGACGCTCGCGGCCGACTATCAGGTGATCCGCTACGACGCCCGGGGACACGGCAGATCCTCGTCGGTGACCGGCGACTGGTCACACGCCGAAGACCTCTACGACCTGCTGTCCCACCTCTGCGTCGAACGCGCCCGACTCGTCGGCCTCTCCCTCGGCGCCCGCACCGCACTCGACTTCGCGCTGCTCCATCCGGAACTGACCGAGTCCCTGGTGCTCGCCGCGCCGGGGATCAGCGGCCGACCCTTTCGGGACCCCTATGTCATCCAGCACACCGCGGCCCAGCTGAAGGCCGTGAACAGGGGGGACGGCGGGGAACTCTTCGTCGAGGAGTTCCTGCGCCTTTGGGTCGACGGTCCCTGTCGCAGCCCTGAGGACGTCGAGCCCGGTCTGCGGGGCAGGATGCAGGCCGCCGCCGCGGCGAACCTCCGGGCGCATCCCGGCGGGCTGTGTACGGGGCGACCGCGCGAGGTGGGGGCGGCCGAACGGCTCCATGAGATATCCGTGCCGGTACTGGCCCTGCTGGGTGATCTGGACAGCACCGACATCGAGGGCAATGTGACGGCGCTGGCCGACGCCGCCCCCCAGACGAGGGTGGCGCGGGTGCCCGGAGCCGGCCACATGGTGAACCTGGAGGCCCCGGAGGCGTTCCTCAAGGAGGTGTCGGCCTTCCTGGCCGCCTGA